The following coding sequences lie in one Aspergillus puulaauensis MK2 DNA, chromosome 3, nearly complete sequence genomic window:
- a CDS encoding uncharacterized protein (COG:S;~EggNog:ENOG410PJKH), giving the protein MSDLVGGPAVSGLGGNGRSQNGASRAAQGPIPVSTHPASGVRTPTDIMRQRRDREARRKAEQDAKDREQEDAERRRLQQEQQVRAQASGQPYPAGVAGERPTQRRAAPRAPTATEPRTATNVAASSPTSPRDPQAQAHIPVSATQPRQPVTSAPFGSQQGSQPKLGPQQPQGPPPEGQPGATQPQPQQSQQQPRRVGFPHAFERWETLSSHWEGLTSYWIRKLEQNNDALERDPLSQQIARQVTDLSAAGANLFHAVVELQRLRASSERKFQRWFFDTRAEQEKSKELQGELERQIRTERQARTEQAASVQKAESDKARAEDLLKEMRRELQISKEEARRAWEELGRREQEERDRTNSLRNGEPTLVGGVQVVPMIAGLPRRDSGRPPTREGAYTGGEEKGTSDQLYGETPLSPMGTDPFVEAQRPVHESEQSYVQAPAPPSAAPQSQGHYAGHYYEPEGTYPPRTTAGREPSIGSSEPGDDYGYQQTPQGRQMVYPRPMSDESEEYEQGSFGDSEGGYVTSTMPPSSGSTYAGYDQSVDYSGAGWGVGSGWDSVTPRHRHPTRLSDVLEEEEPRTTPSRASRASQASRSVH; this is encoded by the coding sequence ATGTCTGATCTAGTAGGTGGCCCTGCTGTGTCCGGGCTTGGAGGCAATGGTCGGAGTCAGAATGGCGCTTCTCGGGCGGCTCAAGGTCCAATTCCCGTCAGCACACACCCTGCAAGTGGTGTGCGTACACCCACTGATATCATGAGACAGCGTCGGGACAGAGAAGCTCGCAGAAAAGCAGAACAAGACGCAAAAGATCGGGAGCAGGAGGACGCTGAGCGCAGACGGCTACAGCAGGAACAGCAAGTCAGGGCCCAGGCGTCTGGACAGCCCTACCCTGCTGGCGTTGCTGGCGAAAGACCCACGCAGCGAAGAGCTGCACCAAGAGCTCCAACCGCGACAGAGCCTCGTACTGCAACCAACGTCGCAGCCTCATCTCCAACGAGTCCCCGCGACCCCCAAGCTCAGGCGCACATACCTGTCAGTGCAACCCAGCCTAGACAGCCTGTCACCTCTGCTCCCTTTGGATCGCAGCAAGGTTCGCAACCCAAACTCGgaccccaacagccccaggGTCCACCGCCAGAAGGCCAGCCAGGAGCGACTCAGCCCCAACCTCAACAGTCACAACAACAGCCCCGGCGTGTTGGCTTTCCTCATGCGTTTGAACGGTGGGAAACACTTTCATCTCACTGGGAGGGTTTGACCAGCTACTGGATTCGAAAGCTGGAGCAAAATAATGACGCGCTTGAACGCGATCCCCTCAGTCAACAGATCGCCCGTCAAGTGACCGACTTAAGTGCAGCTGGTGCCAACCTCTTCCATGCTGTTGTGGAGCTGCAGCGCCTGCGCGCATCCTCTGAGAGAAAGTTTCAGCGATGGTTCTTCGATACGCGTGCAGAACAAGAAAAATCCAAAGAACTGCAGGGCGAGCTTGAGAGACAAATTCGCACAGAGCGCCAGGCCCGGACTGAGCAGGCTGCTTCGGTTCAAAAGGCCGAAAGTGACAAAGCCCGTGCCGAAGACTTGCTCAAAGAGATGCGCCGCGAACTCCAAATTTCAAAAGAGGAGGCTCGCCGCGCCTGGGAAGAACTGGGACGTCGCGAACAAGAAGAGCGGGACCGCACGAACTCCCTACGCAACGGAGAGCCCACCCTGGTCGGCGGAGTACAAGTAGTGCCCATGATCGCAGGACTTCCTCGACGGGATTCAGGCCGCCCACCAACCCGAGAGGGCGCTTACACTGGAGGCGAGGAAAAGGGCACCTCAGACCAGTTGTATGGAGAAACACCGCTATCACCCATGGGAACCGACCCATTCGTGGAAGCCCAAAGACCTGTCCACGAGTCTGAGCAAAGTTATGTCCAAGCCCCGGCACCTCCTTCCGCTGCTCCTCAGAGCCAGGGACATTATGCTGGCCATTACTACGAGCCAGAGGGCACATACCCTCCCCGCACTACGGCGGGACGTGAGCCCAGCATAGGTAGCAGCGAGCCTGGCGATGACTATGGCTACCAACAGACCCCGCAAGGTCGCCAAATGGTTTATCCTCGGCCAATGTCGGATGAGAGTGAGGAGTACGAGCAAGGGTCGTTCGGAGATAGCGAGGGCGGATATGTGACGAGCACCATGCCGCCGTCGTCTGGTTCTACGTACGCTGGCTATGACCAGTCGGTCGATTACAGCGGAGCCGGATGGGGCGTCGGGTCTGGATGGGATTCTGTCACacctcgtcatcgccatccgACGCGCCTCAGTGATGTCctcgaagaggaggaacccCGAACAACCCCTAGCCGGGCAAGCCGTGCCAGCCAGGCGAGCAGAAGTGTACACTGA
- the SCO1 gene encoding SCO family protein (BUSCO:EOG09264ENO;~COG:C;~EggNog:ENOG410PG4G;~InterPro:IPR003782,IPR017276,IPR036249;~PFAM:PF02630;~TransMembrane:1 (o81-102i);~go_component: GO:0005743 - mitochondrial inner membrane [Evidence IEA];~go_function: GO:0005507 - copper ion binding [Evidence IEA];~go_function: GO:0016531 - copper chaperone activity [Evidence IEA];~go_process: GO:0006878 - cellular copper ion homeostasis [Evidence IEA];~go_process: GO:0008535 - respiratory chain complex IV assembly [Evidence IEA]) codes for MSLPIRSLTRTLARNSRPSSLISSQTRTHPKNVPRLITTPTSTSTPAFRAQPQSHAFSTTTSRAKARTMGQLRARNSTGPFSWKAALLFVLTGAGMIVYFRVEKERLERKRIAEMSKGVGRPKVGGPFVLRDLKGEIFTEEALKGRYSFVYFGFTHCPDICPDELDKMAEIIDKVKEANGGENVFVPVFITCDPVRDTPEVLQTYLQEFHKDIVGLTGTYDQVKQVCKAYRVYFSTPRDVKPGEDYLVDHSIYFYLMDPEGDFVECIGRQDTPESATKTIMQHINDWKREGRPLKKD; via the exons ATGTCCCTTCCAATCCGGTCCTTAACAAGGACCCTTGCGCGCAACTCTCGTCCGTCGTCCCTCATTTCCTCGCAAACCCGCACCCACCCAAAAAATGTTCCCCGACTCatcacaacaccaacatcaacatcaacaccggCATTCCGCGCACAACCCCAATCGCACGCCTTCTCAACGACAACATCCCGCGCCAAAGCCCGCACAATGGGCCAGCTGCGTGCGCGCAACTCCACGGGCCCGTTCTCCTGGAAGGCGGCACTGCTATTCGTCCTTACCGGCGCCGGGATGATCGTTTACTTCCGagttgagaaggagaggctTGAGCGGAAACGGATTGCGGAGATGAGCAAGGGTGTTGGGAGGCCGAAGGTTGGGGGCCCGTTTGTGTTGAGGGATTTGAAGGGAGAGATTTTCACTGAAGAGGCGCTGAAGGGAAGGTATTCTTTT GTGTATTTTGGCTTCACGCATTGTCCCGACATTTGCCCCGACGAGCTGGATAAGATGGCTGAGATTATTGATAAGGTGAAGGAGGCCAACGGTGGAGAGAATGTTTTTGTGCCGGTCTTTATTACGTGTGATCCCGTGCGGGACACACCCGAGGTGCTGCAGACTTATCTGCAAGAGTTCCATAAGGATATTGTTGGGTTGACGGGGACATACGACCAGGTAAAACAGGTATGCAAGGCCTACCGGGTTTACTTCAGCACGCCGCGCGATGTGAAGCCGGGCGAGGACTATTTGGTTGATCACAGTATCTACTTCTATCTCATGG ACCCTGAAGGCGACTTTGTCGAATGTATCGGACGGCAGGACACGCCCGAGTCCGCGACAAAGACGATCATGCAACATATCAACGActggaaaagagaaggaaggcCTTTGAAGAAGGACTAG